One window from the genome of Podospora pseudocomata strain CBS 415.72m chromosome 1 map unlocalized CBS415.72m_1.2, whole genome shotgun sequence encodes:
- a CDS encoding uncharacterized protein (EggNog:ENOG503NURY; COG:P), with protein MEPNLLAPRANEWSQIPTSLLLAELSRRDDADRDQRPACGSGQNSHGYDTPLHVFALFLILTISTLACAFPLFSQRVTKPGKRQKNILFVCQHFGTGVLMATAFVHLLPTAFVSLTDPCLPHVFSKGYRPLAGLIAMIAAFVVVVIESILSSRGAGHSHSHSWDDEDSEEGHEEAKHTRTHGHAGHSRIPDIAMDDLEEAGEHRGLVSGASPLPGGTPLMQAKSRQSRDSFERERESLELELSLDELNGSGQGGSTRLLATSKPLPALPSHAHSGHHHQGPPNTEEQQRMMLQCVLLEAGILFHSVFIGMALSVATGPSFAVFLLAISFHQSFEGLALGTRIAALHFPKSSPHPWLMVLAFGLTTPIGQAIGLFVHRFYDPMSQTGLLMVGFMNAISAGLLLFAGLVQLLAEDFLSEKSYKTLRGRKRVNAFLAVAGGASLMSLVGAFA; from the exons ATGGAGCCAAACTTGCTCGCACCACGAGCCAATG AATGGTCACAGATTCCAacttctctcctcctcgccgaaCTTTCCCGACGCGACGACGCCGATCGCGATCAACGACCAGCTTGCGGCTCCGGCCAAAACAGCCATGGCTACGACACGCCCCTTCACGTCTTCGCCCTGTTCCTGATTCTCACCATCAGCACCTTGGCCTGCGCCTTTCCGCTCTTTTCTCAACGAGTAACGAAGCCGGGGAAGCGCCAAAAGAATATTCTGTTTGTCTGTCAGCACTTTGGCACTGGCGTCTTGATGGCCACAGCGTTTGTGCACTTGCTGCCCACTGCCTTTGTGTCCCTGACAGATCCTTGCCTGCCTCATGTTTTCAGCAAGGGGTACCGGCCACTGGCTGGGCTGATAGCCATGATTGCGGCGTTTGTGGTCGTGGTGATTGAGTCGATCCTGTCGAGCCGAGGGGCCGGGCATAGTCACTCGCATTCctgggacgacgaggacTCGGAGGAAGGGCACGAAGAGGCAAAACACACGCGCACGCACGGACATGCTGGACACTCGAGGATCCCGGATATCGCCATGGACGATCTGGAAGAGGCTGGAGAGCATCGGGGCTTGGTTTCCGGGGCCTCACCTCTTCCGGGAGGCACTCCTCTGATGCAGGCCAAATCGCGCCAGAGCAGGGATTCGTTCGAACGAGAAAGGGAGTccctggagctggagctcaGCTTGGATGAGCTCAATGGCAGCGGACAGGGTGGCTCGACACGGCTCCTGGCCACGTCGAAACCGTTGCCAGCTCTTCCCTCACATGCGCACAGcggacatcatcaccaaggccCCCCAAACACGGAGGAACAGCAACGCATGATGCTTCAGTGCGTTTTGTTGGAAGCCGGCATTCTGTTTCACAGCGTGTTCATCGGCATGGCCCTGTCTGTCGCCACAGGCCCATCCTTTGCCGTTTTCCTTCTGGCCATCTCCTTTCACC AATCCTTCGAAGGTCTTGCGCTGGGAACACGCATTGCAGCCCTCCACTTTCCCAaatcctctccccatccttgGCTGATGGTTCTGGCATTTGGCCTGACCACGCCCATCGGCCAAGCCATCGGGCTGTTTGTCCACAGGTTCTACGACCCCATGAGCCAGACAGGCTTGCTCATGGTTGGTTTTATGAACGCCATATCTGCCGGTTTGTTGCTCTTTGCCGGGCTTGTCCAGCTGCTGGCAGAAGACTTTTTGAGTGAAAAGAGCTACAAGACACTGAGAGGACGGAAACGAGTGAATGCCTTTCTGGCAGTGGCCGGAGGCGCAAGCCTGATGAGCCTGGTGGGGGCGTTTGCCTAA
- a CDS encoding uncharacterized protein (EggNog:ENOG503P3C3), which produces MMTGHESKDIFTMATHPASYPAAQIPAPPQQDDVPVGYQKPSKEEIEAFYISSRLSMPPMIRLPLATMLSFGTGFLVGAGHGSKIASLQFRAEHAHKLPSTATGWYLYHKSKNYIAARGGLREGLKMGTKIGVWTTAVFSIEHMFDEYRGTADLFNTVTSMVTCAGVFSLWNRYSLPLAARTTKTALVVGTLYGGIQDILAAKRGRRLQYVEYIKRKIRTLKQKA; this is translated from the exons ATGATGACGGGACACGAGTCCAAAGATATATTCACCATGGCTACTCATCCGGCGTCTTACCCAGCAGCTCAAATCCCAGCCCCGCCCCAGCAAGACGATGTCCCGGTCGGCTATCAAAAGCCCAGTAAAGAAGAAATCGAGGCATTCTACATTTCTTCGCGCTTGTCGATGCCCCCTATGATTCGGTTGCCGCTCGCCACAATGCTGTCTTTTGGCACTGGCTTCCTTGTCGGAGCAGGGCACGGCAGCAAAATCGCCAGTCTCCAGTTCCGCGCCGAGCATGCCCACAAGCTGCCCTCGACCGCCACCGGCTGGTACCTGTACCACAAGAGCAAGAATTACATCGCAGCCCGCGGAGGCCTACGTGAGGGGTTAAAGATGGGAACCAAGATTGGTGTCTGGACTACGGCTGTGTTTTCCATTGAGCACATGTTTGACGAGTATCGCGGCACTGCCGATCTGTTCAACACTGTGACGTCCATGGTGACTTGTGCTGGAGTCTTTAGCCTCTGGA ACCGTTACTCATTGCCCCTCGCAGCCCGAACCACCAAGACAGCCCTCGTGGTCGGTACCCTCTACGGCGGAATACAAGACATCCTGGCGGCTAAGAGGGGCCGCCGTCTGCAGTACGTCGAGTATATCAAGCGCAAGATCAGGACCTTGAAGCAAAAGGCATGA
- a CDS encoding uncharacterized protein (EggNog:ENOG503P7EN): MQPPRSAAVIDDSPTALTIILKHGITSVFLFASPSWTFEKLSANLLEVLRDRYPEGVPKSTEKESTITPIPTEDADVRVVFGTPRDADDYTRGFKKFDVSPEDTLGKKGLKKVSTLAFALLEPDEDEDEPVKFEVAFPINDVEA, encoded by the exons ATG CAGCCTCCACGTTCTGCCGCCGTCATTGACGACTCGCCTACTGCTCTTACAATCATACTCAAGCACGGCATTACCAGCGTCTTCCTCTTTGCGTCTCCATCATGGACCTTTGAGAAGCTCTCCGCAAATCTTCTCGAGGTCTTGCGTGACCGCTACCCAGAGGGCGTGCCCAAATCTACCGAGAAAGAATCCACCATTACGCCCATTCCAACTGAAGACGCCGACGTCAGAGTCGTGTTTGGCACGCCCAGAGATGCCGACGACTACACCAGGGGGTTCAAGAAGTTTGACGTGAGCCCGGAGGATACTTTGGGCaagaaggggttgaagaaggttaGCACTCTTGCGTTTGCGCTGCTGGAAccagacgaggatgaggacgagcCAGTCAAGTTTGAGGTCGCCTTTCCAATCAACGATGTCGAGGCCTAA
- a CDS encoding uncharacterized protein (CAZy:AA8; EggNog:ENOG503PMZP; COG:S), translating into MHLPSLVAFFAAPLLAASSPVTPSSEIEPRQVYGVTSKYCSTASGNVPSLCFLQYYTSATAPTYRIALPSDATNNAAYDTILQIISPVAQTWVGFAWGGGMTNNPLTVAWPNGNSGQVSVSSRWSAGRTTPGLYSGATLRTLSTARNSTHWTVEVVCTGCSRWNSQQNGGRLETQSGSASTFAWAISRTAVPQPSNPSGSFPVHNNQGMFSNALDFGKNARATFTQYVQNKRS; encoded by the exons ATGCATCTGCCATCACTCGTCGCGTTCTTCGCCGCACCTTTGCTGGCAGCTTCCTCCCCGGTGACTCCCTCGTCCGAGATAGAACCGCGGCAAGTGTACGGCGTCACCTCAAAATACtgctccaccgcctccggcAACGTGCCGAGTCTCTGCTTTCTTCAGTATTACACCTCGGCCACCGCGCCCACCTACCGCATCGCCCTGCCCTCTGACGCGACCAACAATGCGGCATACGACACCATCCTCCAGATCATCTCCCCCGTTGCCCAGACATGGGTTGGCTTTGCCTGGGGCGGCGGGATGACCAACAATCCGCTCACGGTTGCGTGGCCGAACGGAAACTCGGGTCAGGTGTCTGTGTCGTCGAGGTGGAGCGC CGGCCGCACTACCCCTGGCCTCTACAGCGGTGCCACCCTGCGCACCCTGTCGACAGCACGCAACTCGACGCACTGGACCGTCGAGGTTGTCTGCACGGGCTGCAGCAGGTGGAACAGCCAGCAAAACGGCGGGCGCCTCGAAACACAGTCTGGCAGTGCGTCGACCTTTGCCTGGGCCATCAGCCGCACCGCCGTGCCCCAGCCTTCGAACCCATCCGGTAGCTTTCCTGTGCACAACAACCAAGGCATGTTTAGCAACGCGCTGGACTTTGGCAAGAACGCTAGGGCCACGTTTACGCAATATGTTCAGAACAAGCGGTCATGA